The following are encoded in a window of Chondrinema litorale genomic DNA:
- the fucP gene encoding L-fucose:H+ symporter permease, with the protein MNSTTETKLTKTPLIPFIVVTSLFFLWGIANDLTNPMVSAFKKVMPELSNFEAALVQLAFYGGYGTMALPAAFFIRKYNYKSGIILGLGLYAIGALLFLPAAEYEKFGYFLASLYILTFGLAFLETTANPFILSLGKPETATRRLNLSQAFNPMGSLLGMLTAQLVVLDALRSDDYTPTAYEALSEVEKVAIRQNDLEIISLPYIALGILVIVIMIIMFFIKVPVTRNDAKLSIKATFKLLFKNPRYYEGVIAQTFNIGAQIMCWTFIFQYVDNLNATRPEDQQLTATWYNMAAMVTFLSSRWICTWLIKYIDPAKLMMIFAIGGVVFCSGTIFIGGTFGLYTLVAVSACMSLMFPTIYGIALDGMGDEAKLGSAGLVMAIVGGALLPPLQGKMIDIGGHGLADTAILGYIPEINFSFILPLLCFIVVSIYSYRSIATKSNI; encoded by the coding sequence ATGAACTCCACAACAGAAACCAAGCTTACCAAAACACCACTAATACCTTTTATAGTAGTTACCTCACTTTTCTTTTTATGGGGCATAGCCAATGACTTGACCAACCCAATGGTTTCCGCTTTTAAGAAAGTAATGCCCGAGCTATCCAATTTTGAAGCCGCATTAGTCCAATTGGCTTTTTATGGTGGTTATGGCACTATGGCACTTCCGGCGGCATTTTTTATCAGAAAATACAACTATAAATCTGGAATAATACTGGGCTTAGGACTATATGCAATTGGTGCATTGTTATTTTTACCAGCTGCTGAATATGAGAAATTTGGTTATTTTCTAGCTTCGCTTTACATTCTAACATTTGGACTTGCATTTCTTGAGACCACCGCAAATCCTTTTATTCTTTCATTAGGGAAACCAGAAACTGCTACACGTAGACTTAATCTTTCTCAAGCTTTTAACCCAATGGGATCTCTTTTGGGAATGCTTACCGCTCAACTAGTCGTGTTGGATGCCCTCCGATCTGATGATTATACACCAACAGCTTACGAAGCTCTATCTGAAGTAGAAAAAGTAGCCATAAGGCAAAATGATCTTGAAATTATTAGTTTGCCATATATCGCATTAGGCATATTAGTAATTGTGATTATGATCATCATGTTTTTTATAAAAGTGCCTGTTACGAGAAACGACGCTAAACTTTCGATAAAAGCTACCTTTAAACTTTTGTTTAAAAACCCAAGATATTACGAAGGTGTAATTGCCCAAACTTTTAATATTGGTGCCCAGATAATGTGCTGGACGTTCATTTTCCAATATGTAGACAACCTAAATGCTACAAGACCAGAAGACCAACAACTTACAGCAACATGGTATAATATGGCAGCAATGGTTACATTTCTTTCTAGTAGGTGGATTTGTACTTGGTTAATTAAATATATAGACCCTGCAAAACTCATGATGATTTTTGCTATCGGTGGAGTTGTATTCTGCTCCGGAACTATCTTTATTGGGGGGACTTTTGGCTTATACACATTGGTTGCTGTTTCTGCTTGTATGTCTTTAATGTTCCCAACCATTTATGGCATTGCACTAGATGGAATGGGCGATGAAGCTAAACTGGGTTCTGCCGGGTTAGTAATGGCAATTGTAGGTGGTGCGCTATTACCACCACTCCAAGGAAAAATGATTGATATTGGAGGACATGGACTTGCTGATACTGCAATTCTTGGTTATATTCCTGAAATCAATTTTTCTTTTATACTACCATTGTTATGTTTCATTGTTGTTAGCATATATAGTTATCGCTCCATTGCAACTAAAAGTAATATTTAA
- a CDS encoding DUF2237 family protein, with protein sequence MGMAKNVLGEELQLCCNKPLTGFYRDGYCNTGNEDQSSHVICAHVTEEFLRFSKSRGNDLISPMPQYNFPGLKAGDCWCLCALRWQEALEAGVAPPVNLVATHEKALTFVSLADLIEHSV encoded by the coding sequence ATAGGTATGGCAAAAAATGTATTAGGTGAAGAATTACAATTATGTTGTAATAAGCCACTTACAGGGTTTTATCGTGATGGATATTGCAATACCGGTAATGAAGACCAAAGCTCACATGTAATTTGTGCCCACGTTACAGAAGAGTTTTTGAGGTTTAGCAAAAGTAGAGGAAATGATTTAATTAGTCCTATGCCTCAATACAATTTCCCAGGTTTAAAAGCAGGAGATTGTTGGTGTTTATGTGCATTGAGATGGCAAGAAGCACTTGAAGCAGGAGTAGCTCCACCAGTAAATCTTGTGGCTACTCATGAGAAAGCATTAACTTTTGTAAGCTTAGCAGATTTAATAGAGCATTCGGTTTAA
- a CDS encoding PorP/SprF family type IX secretion system membrane protein — protein MIYRVFYLLIIALFTSLSLSAQQRPHYTQYNVNNYTLNPAVGGIGSGIDIKTGYRTQWVGFENSPKTFFASVNAPLNKISNIHYRRRRVRAHHGAGGYVFNDVTGPLSRQGAYGSYAYHLPLNKELFFSAGVFLGVVENKLDLDKITLSNPNDPAVLAATGSKLSPDGALGLWLYSERFFAGLSMSQIFRSKIYSVNDNSALLEGKLYNHYFLHFGYNIRIPFKDHWKIVPSVLIKSVRPTYSHFDLNLKVWYADTMWGAVSYRFQDAVSAMVGYKLQNWLEVSYSYDLTTSDIRRYSSGSHEIVIGLTMPTRLNVLCPDKFW, from the coding sequence ATGATTTACAGAGTTTTTTATTTATTGATAATAGCCTTATTTACTTCACTGAGTTTATCAGCACAGCAAAGGCCACATTATACCCAGTATAATGTAAACAACTATACGCTGAATCCGGCAGTTGGAGGTATTGGAAGTGGAATAGACATAAAGACAGGTTATAGAACCCAATGGGTAGGTTTTGAAAATTCTCCAAAAACTTTTTTTGCAAGTGTAAATGCACCACTGAATAAAATAAGTAATATTCATTACAGAAGGAGAAGAGTGAGAGCACACCATGGAGCAGGAGGTTATGTATTTAATGATGTTACTGGTCCGCTTAGTAGACAGGGTGCATATGGTTCTTATGCTTATCATTTACCATTAAACAAAGAATTGTTTTTCTCTGCTGGCGTATTTTTAGGAGTAGTTGAGAATAAACTTGATCTAGATAAAATTACCTTATCAAACCCAAACGATCCGGCAGTGTTGGCAGCAACTGGTTCAAAACTATCACCAGATGGTGCCTTAGGTTTATGGCTTTATTCAGAAAGATTTTTTGCAGGCTTATCTATGAGTCAGATATTTAGGTCAAAAATTTATTCTGTAAATGATAATAGTGCTTTATTAGAAGGAAAGCTATACAATCATTATTTTTTACATTTTGGCTATAATATCAGAATTCCATTTAAAGACCATTGGAAAATAGTACCTTCTGTACTCATAAAATCTGTTAGACCTACATACAGCCATTTTGATTTAAACTTAAAAGTTTGGTATGCAGATACCATGTGGGGCGCAGTTTCTTATAGATTCCAAGATGCTGTCTCGGCAATGGTGGGTTATAAATTACAAAACTGGTTAGAAGTTAGTTACTCTTATGATTTAACTACTTCAGATATAAGAAGATACAGTTCTGGTTCACATGAAATAGTAATTGGATTAACTATGCCTACCAGATTGAATGTTCTTTGTCCTGATAAATTTTGGTAA
- a CDS encoding DUF1572 family protein, whose product MQDFLSGTIKLFKYYKSLGDKTFEQITEDEKFFWQYNEQSNSIAIIVKHMHGNMLSRWTDFLTSDGEKEWRQRDAEFDNDIKSKTELLEKWDEGWACLMDALEALNPDDLNKTIYIRNMGHSVVEAITRQLAHYSSHVGQIMFLGKMIAGNNWQSLSISKGNSEKYNQEKFSQPKQKKHFTEES is encoded by the coding sequence ATGCAAGATTTCCTTTCAGGCACTATCAAACTTTTTAAATACTATAAATCATTAGGAGATAAAACATTTGAGCAGATCACAGAAGACGAAAAATTCTTTTGGCAATACAATGAGCAAAGTAATAGTATAGCTATTATCGTAAAACATATGCATGGCAACATGCTTTCTCGTTGGACAGACTTTTTAACTAGTGATGGAGAAAAAGAATGGAGGCAAAGAGATGCAGAGTTTGATAATGATATTAAATCCAAAACAGAACTTCTTGAAAAATGGGATGAAGGTTGGGCTTGTCTAATGGATGCACTTGAAGCATTAAATCCCGATGATTTAAATAAAACAATTTACATTAGAAATATGGGCCATAGTGTAGTTGAAGCTATTACTAGGCAGCTAGCACATTATTCTTCTCATGTGGGGCAAATTATGTTTCTTGGAAAAATGATAGCAGGAAATAACTGGCAATCATTATCTATAAGTAAAGGAAACTCTGAAAAATACAATCAGGAAAAGTTTTCACAACCAAAACAAAAAAAGCATTTTACAGAAGAATCATAA
- a CDS encoding ABC transporter permease: MLQHYFKISLRHLWNNKFFSLINITGLSVAMAAAFFIFRYVSNEWSYDKFHKNADALYRVNMSFNSEKEETSASARVSPIVGTLLKENEAAVENISRMVILGPDGIVSYKDNAASIRNLFLADDQFFKLFSFELAEGNQAEVLSKPFTIVISESVANQLYGDTSPIGKTIEINASNLDGSAEFTVSGVFKDFPQNTHIKPGVLIAYSTLFEFVGHRFDESWQWNETYTYVKLKENSVISDVEKGLNQFAAGANQEMWDEQKMSWKYSLQAITDIHLTQGISHESEAVSSKSNLWFLSGIAAFLLIIAYINFVNLTIVKSLKRLKEVGVRKVSGANRIQLFVQFLLDSAITNLLAFIMAIVLLTSLNELLESYFDINTTNLVFNNYSFPIFCFAFFILLLLSCSLYLGVIISAFKPTTIFKGKITEGTSSLSFKNGLIVLQFAVSTLFLIATFLVYRQVNFMQESDTGMDLEKIVIINTPKVFHYKYDNSFEQFQNEATKLAGVVSVTGTASVPGESVFMYNSQVEIDSRSVEGVFKSLPITKGFFDQYQISLLAGKDFTTPSRDWSIVNETAMKAFGYDKPEDIVGVRTSLGQIMGVVEDYHHESLKTEITPTVFFYGDPLNYYSVKLKGNSISAIMEQTEYVYKSLFPDSPFNYFFVDEFYNKQYKSERQFSRLFAFFAALVTFISCIGFLALTSYAVQQRTKEIGIRKTFGASNWQILYMLNRRFMKFILIAVVAAIPVANYLLSEWLNGFAYRIELNWLYFFIPCLLVIIIALLAVSSQSVRAASTNPASSMREE; the protein is encoded by the coding sequence ATGCTACAACATTACTTTAAGATTTCGCTAAGGCATTTGTGGAATAATAAATTTTTTAGTCTTATAAATATTACTGGACTTTCAGTAGCTATGGCTGCTGCTTTTTTCATATTCAGATATGTAAGTAATGAGTGGAGTTATGATAAATTCCATAAAAATGCTGATGCTCTCTATAGAGTAAACATGAGCTTTAATAGTGAAAAAGAAGAAACTTCTGCGAGTGCTCGTGTTTCTCCCATTGTTGGAACCTTACTAAAAGAAAATGAAGCTGCGGTAGAAAATATTTCTCGCATGGTGATTCTAGGACCAGATGGTATAGTTTCTTATAAAGATAATGCAGCCTCTATAAGAAATTTATTTTTGGCAGACGATCAGTTTTTTAAACTCTTTTCATTTGAACTGGCAGAAGGAAACCAAGCAGAAGTGTTGAGTAAGCCATTTACGATTGTAATTTCGGAAAGTGTAGCCAATCAATTATATGGAGATACTTCTCCAATAGGTAAAACAATTGAAATTAATGCTTCTAATTTAGATGGTAGTGCAGAGTTTACTGTGAGTGGAGTTTTTAAAGATTTTCCTCAAAATACTCATATTAAACCAGGTGTTTTGATTGCTTATTCTACCTTGTTTGAATTTGTAGGTCATCGTTTTGATGAGTCTTGGCAATGGAATGAAACCTACACTTATGTTAAACTAAAAGAGAATTCGGTAATTTCAGATGTCGAAAAAGGGCTGAATCAGTTTGCGGCAGGAGCCAATCAAGAAATGTGGGATGAGCAAAAAATGTCTTGGAAGTACAGCTTACAAGCAATCACAGATATTCACCTTACACAAGGCATTTCTCATGAGTCGGAAGCCGTGAGCAGTAAATCTAATCTCTGGTTTTTAAGTGGAATTGCAGCATTCTTACTCATTATTGCTTATATCAATTTTGTAAATCTTACGATAGTTAAATCTCTAAAAAGACTTAAAGAAGTAGGTGTGCGCAAAGTATCTGGAGCCAATAGAATACAGTTATTTGTTCAGTTTTTATTGGATTCGGCTATAACCAATTTGTTAGCTTTTATAATGGCAATTGTATTGCTCACTTCTTTAAATGAATTGTTAGAAAGCTATTTTGATATTAATACTACAAATTTAGTTTTCAATAACTACAGCTTTCCAATCTTCTGTTTTGCCTTTTTTATATTGCTTTTATTGAGCTGTAGTTTGTATTTAGGGGTAATTATTTCTGCATTTAAGCCCACAACAATTTTTAAAGGCAAGATTACAGAAGGCACTTCTTCTTTAAGTTTTAAAAACGGATTGATTGTATTACAATTTGCAGTTTCTACACTGTTCCTCATCGCTACTTTTTTGGTTTACAGACAAGTAAATTTTATGCAAGAGTCAGACACAGGAATGGATCTAGAAAAAATTGTGATTATTAATACACCTAAAGTTTTCCATTATAAGTATGACAATAGCTTTGAACAATTTCAAAATGAAGCTACAAAACTTGCAGGTGTAGTAAGTGTTACTGGTACAGCTTCCGTTCCGGGAGAAAGTGTTTTTATGTATAACAGTCAGGTAGAAATAGATTCTCGATCAGTAGAAGGTGTTTTTAAAAGCTTACCCATTACAAAAGGCTTTTTCGACCAATATCAAATTTCTTTATTGGCGGGTAAAGATTTTACTACACCATCTCGCGATTGGTCAATAGTAAATGAAACTGCAATGAAAGCTTTTGGTTATGATAAGCCTGAGGATATCGTAGGAGTAAGAACAAGTTTAGGGCAAATTATGGGAGTAGTAGAAGATTACCACCACGAAAGTTTGAAAACGGAAATCACACCAACAGTTTTCTTTTATGGAGATCCATTGAATTACTATTCTGTAAAATTAAAGGGAAATAGTATTTCGGCTATAATGGAGCAAACAGAATATGTATACAAGTCTTTGTTTCCAGATAGTCCTTTTAATTATTTCTTTGTCGATGAATTTTACAACAAACAGTATAAATCTGAAAGACAATTTTCGAGGTTATTTGCTTTTTTTGCAGCATTAGTCACTTTTATTTCTTGTATAGGCTTTTTGGCCTTAACTAGCTATGCAGTTCAGCAAAGAACTAAGGAAATCGGAATTAGAAAAACCTTTGGGGCTAGTAACTGGCAAATTTTGT